The DNA segment CGGCAGATTGTACGTGCCTTGGCCTTCCATCATACAAAGGGCGTAAGGATTCTTGCCGAGCACAAAGTCAAGTTGATCGACACCGAATTGGAGTGCCCGCGGGTCACGCGTTACACGGTAGACCATCAACGCCGACCAAGCGCCGCAGCAGATCTGATAGTTGCGGCCGAACGCACTTGTTGGTTCAAAGAAGTAGCCATCGGCGCCGGGCTTCTGCTTCAACACACCGAGCGGGTTAGCGGCTTCGGCAATAAATTCAGGGAGATGTTTCTCCAACCTTGCCTTGATTGCTTCCGCGAGAGGGTCGTCAGGCAACTTGAGCGCGAAGCATGCGAGCGCGGCGGCCGGGATATCGCCCGTACCTTCGCATCCGCCGGCCAACTGGCCGTTGGCATCGCCGGAGGCCAGCAGGCCTTGCACGCTATTCTGGCAGTAGGCCCGATACCGTTCCTCGCGGGTGGCAAGGAAGAGGTCAACGCCGCTGATAAGCAGGAGGGGATCCGACGGGGCCTTCGCAGCGGCGTGTTCCCAGAGGCGGACTGCTCGCGCACGATAGTCGTTCTCGACCTTGATTGCCTCGAGTAGACCGGCAAGCTGGGTCCATCCGCCGATGGCCAACGGCGAATTTCCCTCGCCTTCCTTTACGATCGGGTCGTCGGCGGTACCGGCGATGTTGTCGGTTGTTTTCTCAGGAGGACACCAATTCATCCACGTTTTTCTATCCGGCCCCTGCTCGATGTGGTTCAGAAGTCCGCCCGCTACGGGATCTTGGATCTTCGCCACGTAGCGGGCGCCCCACCAGGCTTCGTCCAGAATATCCGGCCGTGTGTCCTTGTCTCGGTCCCATTGAGCGAAATACTGGGGCGCGGCAATAGCTGCATTGACGAGAGCAAAGAGCACGCCGCCGTCGCCGTACTCATAGGTGAGTTTGTTGTAATCGCCCGCGCTGTGCCATCCCCCTGTCAAATCCCGATGAGTACCGTCACCGAGTTTGGCGTCGTCGAGATGGCATGGCGCGTGCCATCCAGGCACTTCGCAGCCGCAACGCTGGACATAGAAGAAATCAACATTGGCCTTGGCGGTCTCTTGAAAGAGCAGGTCCCGCCCGATTCGGAAGGGGTAAGACACGCCCACTTCCGAACCGACCTCCGCCCTGACGGTATATTGCCCGCCGGGTTCGATTGAAGAGAAATCGGCGCGCCAGAAGTACCACCCCCAGTCCGCGTTGTCTTGTCCGTACATACGGCCGGCGCAGGTGATCTCCGACTTCCAGACGCGGTCTCCGGCGGCATTGAGCAGTTCGGCCGTTCCGAAAGTGCCTTTGTTAGGGAAGAAGTTTGTAAGCACTACTGCGGTCTTTGGGCCTTGTTGTTCATACCCGACCTGGTTTACGACAACGCGGACGAATGGTTTCTCCCGCACCCGCATAGCGACCTCGTCGAACCAAGCCGTTTGTGAATCTTCGGCGTGCGTTGAATCTCTTTGCGCCAGCAGGACCGGACGAAACCCGTAGGCGCCTTCCGGAGGCTCCTGCTCGCCGCTCGTTACCCTCCGCCAGCCATCGCCCTCGACGGCCTCACCCACGCCAGCAGATATAAACTGCTGCGCGGCGTCCGACCACATAACCAGTAAGCGAACACGGGTCCCCGGCTTGCAGCGCGCCATCGCCGTGACCTCAACCGCGTCCCATCCCGGCCATAAAGCATAAGGAACGCTGGAAGCCGCCGCCCATTCTGCCTGCGTGCTCAAGGCCAGACAGGCGTCTCCTTGAAAGGGGCTATCAGTGCTTCTCGCAGGACTGCCGCCACGCGCGCCGGGCAGCAGGCCGTTCTCGGTCTCTTCCGACCAATACGGAATCCGTTCCTTGGAATCAACCGGCTCCTCGAACGACGCGTTGGCGGCCTCGACAGGTTCGGCGGGATGAATCGCAACGTCATCTAAGGCGGCACTCCCCCCCTTCACCCAAAATACGATGCGCGCGGTAATCTCGTCCCCGCCGGATTTCGGCAATCTGCCATCGTGTTTCCCGGGAAACGCCGGCGTTTCGACTGCAACGTAGGTCCAATCCTGGTGGGAGGCTACCCGTGGGGAACGCTCTGTCTCCAGAATCGTACCCTTGGAGTTGCGCAGCTCCACCTCAAGCCAGGCGGCCCCGGATACAGTCTGGAGCCACCCGTCCACAAGGTGTCTCTTGCCAAAGGCGAGGGGTGTCCATTCGCTTGCCCACACTTTGCGCGCACGCTTGGACTCGGCCTCGAGGCTCCGTGTCCCGGTATGGCTTTTGCCATCCAGCCAAACGCCGCGCACATCGTCGTCATTCGCACTCAGAGACGACCAGCCTGCCGGTTCCGATGTTCCTTGTTCGAAAGAGTTGATTAAGGAGGCGGCATCACCTCCAGCGGCGCCAAAACGACACCACGAGAGAACAATAGAAAATACCAGACAATATGGCCCCGCGACTCTCATGGTTCTTCCTCTGGTTTTGCGAATTGCGCCCAAATGCCAAGGTGCGGCTCCCTGGCGGATACGAATGTATTGTAATGCAGTCCAAGGCAAGGCACAATGCGCCAACGGCCGCGGCAACACTCCTTTGGGCAATACGTCAACTGTCGTGGGTCCATCAACCTGGCTCTTGACGCGCTTTCGAGTCAGGGGGACTTTATGAGCACAACGCGCTCGATCGAGATTGCGTTTTGGGCGCCGGCTTTGCCGTAAGGGAATCCGGGTCCCTCGAACTTGATCCGGGCCCACACATCGAAGGTCTGTTCCGGATGCTGGGGATTGTGCGCACTATCGACGTCGACCTGAATGACCCAGCTCCAGAAGAAGTAAACGTAGTACGAGGGCCCAACGGGAAACGTCCCCATCTTGTACCACTGATAGCCGTCACCGGATACGTCTTCGGGTTTGATGACTGCCCCTCCCCCGCTCCGCTTGTTGATGACGTCGTACAGGCCCCAAGGCATGGGCAACGCGTACTTCTTCATATCCTCATCGGACAGCTCGAGCCTGTTGGCAAGACCTGACTCCGCTTCCGAGTCCGGAACGCGCTTTGCCAAGTCGTTCCAGTTGCGCGACGTATCGGCGGTAAAATCGAATACGCTCTCCGGGGGCAGGTCTCGGAACTTCTCAGAAATGCGCACGATGGCGGGGCGGGCGAGCAATGGATTCAGCTCAGCGTCGATCTCAGCAAGCGCGGCATCCTGCTGTCCTTTCGGAATACGAAACGCGATCTGCGCGGCCCAGGTGTGTCTGCACCGCGCTGCAACGGCGTCGCGGTCAAGGGGCATGGTCTCGGGGGTGTGTCCACTCCGCACCCATTGTGCGAGGAGGTCAGGAAACAGAACGATCGACGCCCGATCGAGGGGAAGGCGCGCGAACCGCACGCGGCGCAGCAGGACTTCGCCGTCCGCAACGGTTTGTTCCGCTTTGTCGAAGAGCGCCTGCGCTTCGAGGACAAAGGGCAGGTCCAGGTAATGGTATTGCCGCGGAGAGGCGCCCATGCTCAAGTAGCTGGGCTTCGCGTCAGACGCCTGCTCGAGACGCGCCAAATACTGCCGGATCGGCTCGCCGGCCGCGCCGTAGAAGCCGTCGGTAAACGTCCGCACGAGCGCGCCGTAATCTTGATAGGGGTCTTCGAGGGTCTTCATCATCATCCATATCTTGAAGTCGCGCATGTCGGCGAGGATGGGGTATTCGTGTTCCGTGAAGACGCCTTCTACATTGTGTTCGGCATAGAAGCGGTAATCGGGCGCGTATGTGTGCACGGTAGGCAGCGGAAGGCCGTAATGCGGCGCGTACGTGACCGCATAGTCCCATATCCTGAGGTTCTTGGCAATTGCGGCCCAGCGGAGCAGATGATCGTGAAATTCCTGGTTCAGCGGGTCGGTAACCGGCCTGGTGAAGTTGCTCGAGGTGTCGCAGAGGCGGACGATTACGTTGTCGCGAGGGCGTATGGATTTGGGCGGTTTCTGCGTCATCATGTAAGCGAGGGTATCGATGTAGACCTCGGGAAAGTCATTGCGGATTGCGTCCGCGATGTAGTTTACGAAGTCCAGCAGCGGCCCAGCTTCGGATTCTTCGGCTTTTGCAATGGTCTGGCAGTTCTCGCACTCGCACATCCCTGCCCAGTCGTTCTGCGAGATGCTGAAGACGGTCGGAGCGGGCTCGCCCTTTTCCCTGGCCGCGGCGCGCGATTGCTCGATGTACGCTTTGAGCTTGTCGACAAAAAACGCCCGCAGCTCGGGGTTCGTCAGGCAAAGCTGTTTCTGCTTCGTGTCGCGTTGCCCTCCGATGAGCGAGAACCACTCCGGATGGGTGGCGAAATATGTCTCGGGGGGAACATACATGTAAAACGTGTGCACGTGGTAGGGGGGGCCGTAGTCCATCGCACCGCCGTATTCTCTGGCGATTCGGGAATCGCCATCGCGGTTCAGGCGGTTCCGTGCTGCGAACCGCCCGCCATCGTTACCGTAAAGCATGTAGATATCGCGGCAGCGGAACGCGGGTTTCCCGGTGCGGTCAATGGCGTCAATCCGCAATGTTGCCATCTGTGGGACCGTCTCCTCGTATGCGTTCCACCAGTGCACACCGACAACGTCCTCGAGGAATCGATAGGCGGCATACAGCGTGCCGCGAGGCCTTCCACCCGCGAGGATGAGGTCGTCACCGACTGTTCGCATAACCCATTCTTCGGGTCCGAGCGCGGCAGCATCGATTCCGTGCGTTGCGGCGAACGCGGTAGGCCCGACGAAGAGGCGCGGACCCTGTGCCGGCATCTGAGACTCGGGAACGACGCTGAAGGCAGCGCCGGTGACTGCCCCGAGATAGGTTGCGAGTTCCTTGGCCGCTGTCTGTTCGGGTGCTTCAGACGCATCGCATATGACAATCGCCGCCACAGCGTTGCCGCCATCAGCGATGGTAACTGCCCCGGAGGACATCGCCCCGGCAAGAAAGACTCCTAAGATGACCAAACGTACCATGGTTGCTCTCCCCTGTCGTACCCGAAGAGTGATTGCCCCTTGGAGGGCACGCAGCATCGGCAGTCGTCAGAACGGCGCGCCTTTTGAAACCTCCTCGGGGGCCCCATTGTGTGTTCTCCACAATGGACACTCATAGGACTATAGCGCAATCGGCGGTGTGGCGCATCTAAAACGAGAATAGGTGCCTGCCTTCAGGTTGAGACTTGGCGGCTGAAGGGCGTAGATTTATTGACGGACAAATCACTCAATTCTAGAAGGAGAGACACGCTATGACTTCGAGTGCCAACTTCTCCAAGTTTGCGCATCTGTTTGCCGCCTTGGCCGTTCTTGCCCTGCTGATGACAGGCGTTGTGTGCGTAGCGGAAGCTCAGGATGCAGCCGCGGCCCCGGCGACTGGCGCGCCGCCGCTGCGTGCGGGTTTTGCGCGGACAGAACTGACGCCCGCGGTCGGCATGGAAATCCCCGGCGGATTCAACAAGAATTTCTCGACGGGCGTGCACGATCCCTTATGGGCAGAAGCCGCGTATTTCAGCAATGGCGCCGTGACTCTGGCGGTGGTTGGCGTGGATCTCATTACCGTTTCAGAGGACATGGTTCAGGAGGCGCGGAAACAGGCGGAGGCACGTTGCGGCATACCCGGGGCGAATATCTTGATCGGCGCGAGCCATACGCATAACGGCGGCCCGGTAAACAGCTGTTACTACGTCGAGAAGGACCAGACTTATTGCATGCAGGCCGCCGAGCGAATCGCCGAAGCGGTGGTGAAAGCCAGCGAGGCAGCCGTCGAGGCCCGCATCGGACACGGTCTTGGCCAGGAATCCGGCGTAGGCTACAACCGGCGGTTCCGCATGAAGGACGGCACGATTCGCACACATCCAGGGAAGATGAATCCCGATATCGTCGCGCCCGCGGGACCGATCGACCCTGACGTGGCCGTGATCGCCGCGGAGGACACACAAGGCAAACTTCTGGGATGCATCGTGAATTTCGCGCTGCACGGCACCACTCTCAGCGGCAGCCAGCTCTCGGCCGACTGGCCCTTTTATCTGCGGCAGACGGTCCGGGGCGGTCTGGGCTCCGACATAGGTGTTGTCTTTTTGAACGGGGCCTGCGGCGACGTCACTCAAGTCGACAATCTTGATCCGAGACCCGGTGAATTCGGGGAGGTCTGGGCGCGCCGCGTCGGCACGAGCGTCGGCGCGGCCGCGTTGAATGTTCTGGCGAAAACGGAATTTGCGGCGAATGCGCCTTTGGGCGTCAGGTCGGAAATGCTGGCGCTGCCCATCCGCGATCTCGGCAGTTCGGATGAAGAGCTCGTGAAGCGCGAGGCGCCCGGGATTGGCCTCGGCACCGGCGACGAGATATACCTCAAGGAAGCGGCGCTGGTCCGCGAAATGAAGGCTCAATCACCGGCGGTGAAGGTTGAAGTTCAGGTGATGCGGATCGGGGATGCCGGCATTGCCAGCAATCCGGCCGAGTTCTTCTGCCAGCTGGGGCTCGACATCAAACGCGGGTCGCCGTGGAAACCCACGATGGTCGTCGAACTTGCCAACGGGTGCTGCGGGTATGTGGGCACGTCGGAGTCGTACCTTGGCGGCGGGTATGAGGTCCGTACGTCGCGCTGCAGCTACCTTGCGGCAGGCTCGGGCGAGCAAATCGCGAATGCCTCGGCCCGCCTCCTCTGTCAACTCGCCGGACAGTGAGCCGCATCCAGAACGTGTTTCAGGCGGGCGCGGGTCAGGAAGTGATTTCCGCGATGACCAGGCCATACCCGGGCACTTCAACACGGAGCGGTTCTCCCGCTGCCACGGGTAACGGCTCAGATACAGATGACAAGTTGCCGGCAGCGTCGTAGACGTAGAGCCGCACTCTCTCATTTGAGTCAGGCCATCGATAGCTGCCGGATTTGACGGTTATGAGACGCTGCTCTCCCAGGATCCATCCAGGCCCCAGTTCGCGAATAGTGATCGGGTAGAGCCTGCTTACGAAGTTGTCGGGACTGTCAAGCAACAGGTTGGTTCCGTCCACGGGCGAATATACCAGCCCGTGAAGCACTGCCGCACGCACGGTGGCAAAGACCCCTTCACGCGTGGTGAAATCGCCGAAATTGCCGTATAGAAGCGGCACCGCATTGAGATGTGCGCCAGGCCACGTACTCACCCCGTTACCGGCTTCAGTGAACCGAAAAAATCTCGTGTCTCCGAACTCGCGGTGGACGTCCGGTCCGTTGGCCAGAAAGAGCTTGCTTCGTTTTACAGCCAGGTCAATCAAGGCCTTTTGAAACGGTATGCTGGCCCACGCATTGTCGGATTTGAGGCGCACAACGTGCCCTTCTTCGTCCAAGTCGGCAGAGTATCCATCCCAGCGGCTGTAGTCATACCGGGAGTACCCATTCCGCCGGAAAGCCCACGAAAACTCATCGCAATAGATGCCATCGGCGCCACACCCATCCATTGCGCGCACGGCCGCGCTCAGCACGTAGTCAAAATATCCCGTGCCCTCCCGCGGGACGAAATAGAACACGCCCCAGTCCTTCTGGGAATACTCCCCCAACCATGCGCGGCTGTAGGTGCCATCCTCAAACACCCGGCCATCGGCCGTGCGCACGGCGCAGTCCAGCCACGGCCATTGTTCCAGGACCGGACGATAGACTACCTCCATGGCAGGATGGCAATACGGGATGACCTTGATATGCGGACAGACCCGGTGAATGAGTTCGATCTCGTGCTGTATCGCTTGCCACGATTGCTCGCGGTGTTCGAAGGTCAAGAACTTCGCCACATCCAGTTCGGGGAAAGTCCCGGGGGCCGGCTCGGCGCCCTCGGGCTTCTTGGGCCAGTTGCCAGAGCCGACGGCCATGCTGTCCTGCTGCAGGCGAAGCCATGGGGGCAAGCCCACGCAGGCGGGTCCCAGATGAGCGAGCGCACGCCGGACCGCCTCTTCCTCGTTCTCAGCATCGGCAGGGCGCTTGCAGGCGAAGAAGAACGGTTGCGCAACGCAGTAACCGTTAACGCCCCAGCGCCGGCGCACGTCATTCATGAATGTCCAGTACCCTCCCTGTTTTACAGGTGTTATGGTGAGCTTGAGCTCGATGCATGCCCCGGCATCGAGCGCCAGGCATTCGGAATACACTTCCGCGACGCCTCCCCGCTCACGCAACGACATCAGACGCCTGAGCCAATCGCTTTCCGCAGTGACGCCGAAGCCTGTGCCGTCCCTTGCCTCGGACTCGACAAAAACGGTCGGGTTAGAGGCGGCGGTGTCGACCACGCCCGCCTCAGTATCTCCCGAGAGAGCAAACAGGCCAGTTTCACTGTGCAGGTGGAAGCGATGCCGAAACGGCACGCCTGTCCTTTCGGCGCCGGTATTGGTCCATCGCTCCGACCATTCGACAAGCCCGTCCCGCAGCATAATCGTTCTTTCGAGTGTTAAGGAGGGCCAATGCGCGGAAACGTGAAATCCATATTCACCCTCATCTTTTGTCGAGACCTCGAATGGGGCGACCACGCCATCTTCGGCGCGCAGGCCGGCGGAAGGATGCTGCGCCGCCATGCCCAAAGCGGTCTCGACCCGCAATTCGGTTCCAGTATCCATTTGAACGGCGAAACCGCCGGCTGAGCCCTGCCCGAGACTCAAGCCGCCCTGTTTGATGTATGTTCCGATAGGCCCTCGAGCGGGCACGTCGGAGGACGGAGCGGGCACAAACGACCTGTCCAGCCAGCCGATTTCGAGCCCTTCGACGACCAAGGTCCCAGCGCCTTGCTGTAGCAATCCCTCGGGAAGCAGGTTTGTCAGTTCCAGCGTGTTGCCATCGGCGCCTCGCGCCAAATCGGAGACATCCAATACAAAGACGGCGCCCATCCCGTCGCGTGTGGCATGGTTCGCGCCGGGCACGTCAGGGGCATATGTCACCAGCAACCCGCGCCCGCTGAATATCGGGAAGACGGTATTGCCGTGACCGCCCCCTGAGAGTTCCAGCATGCTCTCGCGCCCAATGAGCCGGGGCTGTTCTCCGTCGATGGTCCTGCCGGGCGCAACCTCGTTCAGCATGATCCCGAGGTTGTAGTTGCACCCTCCCCCGGCCGTTCCTTGGCTGAACGCCGCGAAGCGCAGTATCAGGACCTTGCCCGCCTGAGGCGGGAGCGGAGGAAGTGGCAGCCTGACCGTTTTCCCGCACGCGATTCTCTGGTTCTCAAGTTTCACGGGGTTTTCGAGCGGGATTTCGTGAACCGGCACGGCGTGCGCCAACGCCGGACACAAGGCAATTGCCGCGACAAGGAGACAAAGAAGCTGGGCGCTCCGGGAGAGGTTCTCTCCGGCGCCAGCCCCCAGAAGCGCAACTGACGATTGGAGATGGATTTCAGACTGCTTCATATCCCAGGTTCTCGATGTCTACAATCGCGCTGATGACGCCTGTTCTGATACGGCCCAGGCGGCCATCATCCCGGCATTGCCCATCCAGCGATGTGAGCCGCTGCAAGACTTCGACAAGCCCTTTGCGGTACGAGCCGCGGCCCCTCGGGGTCAGGCATTGTTCGAGGTACGAGGTTCGTTGCGGCGAATCCCCGAAAAGGTTTTCGAGGTGAAACTCGCCAGGCCGGAGGGGATCGTTCCGCAAATCCTCGGACCAGCTATCGAAAAAGGCGTCTTCCGCCATTAGGAAGACCTCCGCAACGCGCTGCCGCGACTCCGCGCTGTGGGGGCGGTAGTAAACATCGACAACCTCCTCCAGCGCGTCCCGCACGTCCCGCTGAGGCGCTTGAAGGAGACGGCCCGCGACGGCGGTATTCACCTCTACGGCCGGATTGATCATCGGGCCTTGGTAGATCATGCTCCCGCGCGCCCCGTCCTCGTAGTGTTCCCTGATCGCGGCTCCCGTGCGCTTCGGATAGGGCAAGAAATACGACAACCGGTTGCGCCGGGCACAGTGATACAGCCATATCCCTCCCGACGTGCCGTAGGCGCACCGCAGGCGCGATATAAACGCCTTGCGCCGGTCCGGGGCAACATAGGTGCCGCGCCATCCCTGGTCCATGAAACAGTCGATGTGGCCGGCCATTGTCGTCACGCGGTCTTCCTCCTCCGGAGAGAACGGCCCCGCATTGGCCCTGAGCCAGTTTGACGGGATAGCCGTGACGGTCACGTGGGGCCAGCGGGTCTTGATGTATGTGGCCGCGCGTGAATTCATCCGTACGTTGTATCCGACCTGCCCGTCCTCACCGGCGCATTCGGGACACATGCAGCATCCCAGGTCGCACGATTCGAGATGCACGCCTCCGAACTCGAAGTTGTCCAGCGTGCAATCGAGGATCTTCTCCACGTAGCTCCAGGATTCCTCCTTTGCGCCGCACAGGGCGTGCGCGTGCGGCTTCCCCTCGGGGTCAACACC comes from the Candidatus Hydrogenedentota bacterium genome and includes:
- a CDS encoding glycoside hydrolase family 9 protein; the encoded protein is MRGVWLDGKSHTGTRSLEAESKRARKVWASEWTPLAFGKRHLVDGWLQTVSGAAWLEVELRNSKGTILETERSPRVASHQDWTYVAVETPAFPGKHDGRLPKSGGDEITARIVFWVKGGSAALDDVAIHPAEPVEAANASFEEPVDSKERIPYWSEETENGLLPGARGGSPARSTDSPFQGDACLALSTQAEWAAASSVPYALWPGWDAVEVTAMARCKPGTRVRLLVMWSDAAQQFISAGVGEAVEGDGWRRVTSGEQEPPEGAYGFRPVLLAQRDSTHAEDSQTAWFDEVAMRVREKPFVRVVVNQVGYEQQGPKTAVVLTNFFPNKGTFGTAELLNAAGDRVWKSEITCAGRMYGQDNADWGWYFWRADFSSIEPGGQYTVRAEVGSEVGVSYPFRIGRDLLFQETAKANVDFFYVQRCGCEVPGWHAPCHLDDAKLGDGTHRDLTGGWHSAGDYNKLTYEYGDGGVLFALVNAAIAAPQYFAQWDRDKDTRPDILDEAWWGARYVAKIQDPVAGGLLNHIEQGPDRKTWMNWCPPEKTTDNIAGTADDPIVKEGEGNSPLAIGGWTQLAGLLEAIKVENDYRARAVRLWEHAAAKAPSDPLLLISGVDLFLATREERYRAYCQNSVQGLLASGDANGQLAGGCEGTGDIPAAALACFALKLPDDPLAEAIKARLEKHLPEFIAEAANPLGVLKQKPGADGYFFEPTSAFGRNYQICCGAWSALMVYRVTRDPRALQFGVDQLDFVLGKNPYALCMMEGQGTYNLPRYHHRYITIPGHERGAVPGAIPNGFVRDITGRDRPGVDLSTGGRPYPSYRTNEPWLVHNVFYLLAVTALHESQQSMHVPN
- a CDS encoding DUF4838 domain-containing protein codes for the protein MVRLVILGVFLAGAMSSGAVTIADGGNAVAAIVICDASEAPEQTAAKELATYLGAVTGAAFSVVPESQMPAQGPRLFVGPTAFAATHGIDAAALGPEEWVMRTVGDDLILAGGRPRGTLYAAYRFLEDVVGVHWWNAYEETVPQMATLRIDAIDRTGKPAFRCRDIYMLYGNDGGRFAARNRLNRDGDSRIAREYGGAMDYGPPYHVHTFYMYVPPETYFATHPEWFSLIGGQRDTKQKQLCLTNPELRAFFVDKLKAYIEQSRAAAREKGEPAPTVFSISQNDWAGMCECENCQTIAKAEESEAGPLLDFVNYIADAIRNDFPEVYIDTLAYMMTQKPPKSIRPRDNVIVRLCDTSSNFTRPVTDPLNQEFHDHLLRWAAIAKNLRIWDYAVTYAPHYGLPLPTVHTYAPDYRFYAEHNVEGVFTEHEYPILADMRDFKIWMMMKTLEDPYQDYGALVRTFTDGFYGAAGEPIRQYLARLEQASDAKPSYLSMGASPRQYHYLDLPFVLEAQALFDKAEQTVADGEVLLRRVRFARLPLDRASIVLFPDLLAQWVRSGHTPETMPLDRDAVAARCRHTWAAQIAFRIPKGQQDAALAEIDAELNPLLARPAIVRISEKFRDLPPESVFDFTADTSRNWNDLAKRVPDSEAESGLANRLELSDEDMKKYALPMPWGLYDVINKRSGGGAVIKPEDVSGDGYQWYKMGTFPVGPSYYVYFFWSWVIQVDVDSAHNPQHPEQTFDVWARIKFEGPGFPYGKAGAQNAISIERVVLIKSP